A region of [Bacteroides] pectinophilus DNA encodes the following proteins:
- a CDS encoding excisionase, which produces MMEDELEMESVTSSQDIPVWKRYLLTIPEASQYYHIGEKRLRQMIDIYPNGEFYLMVGNKVLIKKLQFEQFLMDSSVI; this is translated from the coding sequence ATGATGGAAGATGAATTGGAAATGGAATCAGTTACATCAAGTCAAGATATTCCAGTTTGGAAAAGGTATTTACTTACGATACCAGAAGCATCTCAATATTATCATATTGGAGAAAAGAGATTAAGACAGATGATTGATATTTATCCAAATGGAGAATTTTATCTGATGGTGGGAAATAAGGTTCTGATTAAAAAGTTGCAATTTGAGCAGTTTCTTATGGATTCGAGCGTAATTTAA
- a CDS encoding type II toxin-antitoxin system PemK/MazF family toxin, translating into MRNTIIWAELKSGIKHIQAGQRPCIVVSCDKANRNAPVYTVIPGTTNLGKNHIPVHFEIDPRDIKGYLKCTTMFLPEQIITIDKSQIIQTAGIITNTEAIKLIDEMLIRQLQIGEYDGR; encoded by the coding sequence ATGAGAAATACGATTATCTGGGCGGAGTTGAAGAGTGGAATTAAGCATATACAAGCAGGGCAAAGACCTTGTATTGTTGTAAGTTGTGATAAGGCAAATAGAAACGCACCAGTATATACAGTTATCCCAGGGACAACTAATTTGGGGAAAAATCATATTCCGGTCCATTTTGAGATTGATCCTAGAGATATAAAGGGATATCTGAAATGTACAACAATGTTTCTGCCTGAGCAGATAATAACAATAGATAAGAGTCAGATAATACAGACTGCTGGAATCATCACGAATACAGAGGCAATAAAGTTGATTGATGAGATGCTGATACGGCAATTACAGATTGGAGAGTATGATGGAAGATGA
- a CDS encoding recombinase family protein, with the protein MRRAGRKKKPLVVQPIKCVVMLSSDEEHDCIVAEKKENKQLNRIMEFADNNNLIPMKIFRRGIFGRRLSDEVFYKAVRYMRAGKADALVVTNLDAISDGVADSYLKVGIVREAGFRLFSVDEKEPKLYLYEPPKRGDIQ; encoded by the coding sequence ATGAGAAGAGCAGGAAGAAAGAAAAAGCCACTTGTAGTACAGCCAATTAAATGTGTAGTGATGCTTTCTTCTGATGAGGAACATGATTGTATTGTTGCAGAGAAAAAGGAGAATAAGCAGCTTAATAGAATAATGGAGTTTGCGGATAATAATAATCTGATTCCAATGAAAATATTTCGGAGAGGAATATTCGGAAGACGATTGAGTGATGAAGTTTTTTATAAGGCAGTAAGGTACATGAGGGCAGGTAAGGCGGATGCTCTTGTTGTGACAAATCTTGATGCTATATCAGATGGAGTTGCAGATTCATATTTAAAGGTTGGTATAGTCAGAGAGGCAGGATTTAGATTATTCAGTGTTGATGAAAAAGAACCTAAATTATATTTATATGAACCTCCAAAGCGAGGTGATATACAGTGA
- a CDS encoding recombinase family protein, which produces MNKYNGTYMYEGLLFIKSMMSFNNVMKQAVEDQAYAFKVGIECNDVAVDDGVSTSVDREQMRNLIEKLETGKYAVLVVEDIYDITRNPEDLMAMMDRINNLVVTIFDLGTMSARYNNHAVEC; this is translated from the coding sequence ATGAATAAGTATAACGGAACATATATGTATGAAGGACTTTTATTTATTAAGTCCATGATGAGCTTTAACAATGTAATGAAGCAGGCTGTAGAAGATCAGGCATATGCATTTAAGGTTGGAATTGAGTGTAATGATGTTGCTGTGGATGATGGTGTTTCAACATCTGTTGACAGAGAGCAGATGCGTAATCTGATTGAAAAGTTAGAGACTGGGAAATACGCTGTGCTGGTTGTAGAAGATATATATGACATTACTCGTAATCCAGAGGATTTGATGGCGATGATGGACAGAATCAACAATCTGGTTGTCACAATTTTTGATCTTGGCACGATGAGTGCGAGGTATAACAACCATGCAGTTGAGTGTTAG
- a CDS encoding helix-turn-helix domain-containing protein: MMTYDIYAVGDALRTIRNKLGYTQNNMAERLDVSYIHYSQIEQGRHRMSLELMMKIVSEFGIEPNTLLGIDNSKKEDAVCEIENRIKMFKPKEQEYLTSACLIFIDGYEARKEVV; encoded by the coding sequence ATGATGACATATGATATTTATGCAGTTGGCGATGCGTTAAGAACTATAAGAAATAAGCTGGGATATACCCAGAATAATATGGCTGAGAGGCTTGATGTCAGTTATATTCACTATTCTCAGATAGAGCAGGGAAGACATCGTATGAGTTTGGAACTTATGATGAAAATTGTATCTGAATTTGGCATTGAACCAAATACGTTGCTTGGGATTGATAATAGCAAGAAAGAAGATGCGGTTTGTGAAATAGAAAACAGAATAAAAATGTTTAAGCCTAAAGAACAGGAGTACTTAACATCTGCTTGCTTGATTTTTATAGATGGCTATGAAGCCAGAAAGGAAGTGGTTTAG
- a CDS encoding helix-turn-helix domain-containing protein: MYYDIKESGKRLSELRKMKGLTQQQVADELGIDVDTVRKNEQGRRGLSIDTASMYAEYYHSTIDYITHGKESSNDEVTAMLAEYPEEVRNKAAKLLKNILDTLAE, from the coding sequence ATGTACTACGATATTAAAGAAAGCGGAAAGAGATTATCAGAGTTAAGAAAAATGAAGGGATTAACACAACAGCAGGTTGCAGATGAGCTTGGAATAGATGTAGATACTGTGCGAAAGAACGAACAGGGAAGAAGAGGATTATCCATAGATACCGCCAGCATGTATGCTGAATATTATCATTCAACAATTGACTATATAACACATGGTAAAGAAAGCAGTAATGATGAAGTTACTGCAATGTTAGCAGAATATCCGGAAGAGGTTAGAAACAAGGCAGCTAAATTATTAAAGAACATTCTTGATACATTAGCAGAATAA